A stretch of the Arvicola amphibius chromosome 8, mArvAmp1.2, whole genome shotgun sequence genome encodes the following:
- the LOC119820511 gene encoding 60S ribosomal protein L31 translates to MAPAKKGGEKKKGRSAINEVVTREYTINIHKRIHGVGFKKRAPRALKEIRKFAMKEMGTPDVRIDTRLNKAVWAKGIRNVPYRIRVRLSRKRNEDEDSPNKLYTLVTYVPVTTFKNLQTVNVDEN, encoded by the coding sequence ATGGCTCCCGCAAAGAAGGGTGGCGAGAAGAAGAAGGGCCGTTCTGCCATCAACGAGGTGGTGACCCGAGAATACACCATCAACATTCACAAGCGCATCCATGGCGTGGGCTTCAAGAAGCGTGCTCCTAGGGCACTCAAAGAAATCCGGAAATTTGCCATGAAGGAGATGGGGACACCAGATGTGCGGATTGATACCAGGCTCAATAAAGCCGTCTGGGCCAAAGGAATAAGGAATGTTCCATACCGTATCCGGGTACGTTTGTCCAGAAAACGTAATGAGGATGAGGACTCACCAAACAAACTCTACACATTGGTAACTTACGTGCCTGTTACCACATTCAAAAATCTACAGACAGTCAATGTGGATGAGAACTAA